The proteins below are encoded in one region of Bremerella sp. P1:
- a CDS encoding DUF1559 domain-containing protein yields MQRPSPQGFTLVELLVVIAIIGILIALLLPAVQQAREAARRNSCINNVKQMGLAYHNFHDTYGEFPPARGSSNPKYGSTVFVLPFLEQGNLTDLFDRTAPAGFADPVNQVAANTYVQIIRCPSNPVEGLIKMRASSSTGSSYGDFLTTSGTTSSANDPNIMTGWANDYWVNHLISSSSYELYFPGATRPSPILNRYEPGSKMRDTTDGLSNTTMILEHAGYDKHYVKGVGMPMGDSDFTLDQPGAWGTWLGWCAFQLQTYSNYTPATYPTGSSTPSGTGCTVNCNNSQGLFGFHPGGATVGMGDGSVRFFNEGMSGRVLMSLASRDGGEVASP; encoded by the coding sequence GTGCAGCGTCCATCCCCGCAGGGGTTCACCTTAGTCGAGTTACTGGTCGTGATCGCGATCATTGGAATCCTCATCGCGCTGCTTTTGCCGGCCGTGCAACAGGCTCGCGAAGCCGCCCGGCGCAATTCGTGCATTAACAACGTCAAGCAGATGGGGCTGGCGTATCACAACTTTCACGATACCTACGGCGAGTTCCCCCCAGCGCGCGGTTCGAGCAATCCGAAGTATGGATCGACCGTGTTCGTGCTGCCGTTTCTCGAACAAGGTAACCTGACCGATCTTTTCGACCGCACGGCACCGGCCGGTTTCGCCGATCCGGTCAATCAAGTTGCGGCCAATACATACGTCCAAATCATTCGCTGTCCGTCGAACCCGGTGGAAGGGCTGATCAAGATGCGTGCGTCAAGCAGCACCGGCTCTAGCTATGGCGACTTTCTCACGACCAGCGGAACCACCAGTAGCGCCAACGATCCGAACATCATGACCGGCTGGGCCAACGACTACTGGGTGAACCACTTGATCAGTTCGTCGAGCTACGAACTCTACTTCCCGGGCGCGACAAGGCCTTCCCCCATTTTGAATCGCTACGAGCCTGGTTCGAAGATGCGCGACACGACTGATGGCTTGTCGAACACAACGATGATCCTGGAACACGCCGGCTACGATAAGCACTACGTAAAAGGGGTTGGCATGCCGATGGGTGATTCGGACTTCACATTGGATCAGCCGGGTGCCTGGGGAACGTGGCTCGGCTGGTGTGCATTCCAACTGCAAACCTATTCAAACTACACCCCGGCCACCTACCCGACCGGCAGTTCGACCCCCTCAGGCACCGGCTGCACTGTGAACTGCAACAACTCGCAGGGCCTGTTCGGCTTTCATCCCGGCGGAGCAACCGTCGGCATGGGAGATGGCAGCGTCCGCTTCTTCAACGAAGGGATGTCAGGCCGCGTTCTGATGTCGCTGGCCAGTCGCGACGGCGGCGAGGTGGCCTCGCCATGA
- a CDS encoding G8 domain-containing protein → MRPFSILAFAALLLVTSISAVSAAEQSVVFSKQSGPWSAEATWDGGELPEAGDQVVIRAGHEVVYDLESRKVYRLVQIAGTLRFAQDRSTLLNAGLVSLLASEEPTEEGFDCTDMPEPSAHAHHDHHHHHGMHTTALVPTLLIGEPGNPIPAEHTATIRLHYVEGMDKESCPALINCGGHMEIHGQPMRNTWVKMHRASDIGDERVTVVESIEDWKPGDHIIVTGTQEQRERRRGGPSGGFIDTAQTEERHIVKVGSKDFSGGYTITLDKPLTFAHYADDEFKAEVANLTRNVIVESANPDGVRGHTMIHVESKGSISYAEFRHLGKRDLLGRYSLHFHLCGQTMRGSSVIGASIWDSHNRFLTIHGTDSIVVRDCVGYKSVGHGFFLEDGTETNNILDHNLSAVVGPGKPLPKQVVPYDKNRGAGFWFANCHNVFTRNVAAECAEYGYRFENKEADGFNPHLTIREVHGSLTSKDTRVMPFIRFQDNEAHTMRFFCLNLRGVSRPDGGGLDIYDQNLSLAQEAAEAIPTPGYPFWIRNFKGWESNWGIHLGTTGVFVDGLNVFRSDVAIWRSIMDGSGYRGLQTKEMRVNDIHNPLSMGMPAVSEEEASEKRIFRGVSSFIDDLPPQTVITKAVRHGSLVHIEGSTSDTSDVKSVTVNGQPARSCRDHFAQWEITLEAPAGQSLNLTAVAEDVNGLKEIAPHQLVVQ, encoded by the coding sequence GTGAGACCTTTTTCGATTCTTGCTTTCGCAGCCCTGCTGCTAGTTACTTCTATCTCGGCCGTCAGTGCCGCAGAGCAGAGCGTTGTTTTCTCGAAACAGTCTGGCCCTTGGTCGGCTGAGGCAACCTGGGACGGTGGCGAACTACCTGAAGCTGGCGACCAGGTTGTGATCCGGGCCGGGCACGAAGTCGTTTACGACCTCGAGTCGCGTAAGGTGTATCGCCTTGTACAGATCGCAGGAACGCTGCGCTTCGCTCAGGATCGCTCGACATTGCTCAACGCGGGACTGGTTTCGCTGCTTGCGTCGGAAGAACCGACCGAGGAAGGTTTCGACTGCACGGACATGCCAGAGCCATCCGCTCACGCGCATCATGACCACCATCACCATCACGGCATGCACACCACGGCGTTGGTTCCGACGCTTCTGATTGGCGAACCGGGTAATCCGATTCCCGCCGAGCACACGGCAACCATCCGTCTGCATTACGTCGAAGGGATGGACAAGGAGTCGTGCCCCGCGCTGATCAACTGCGGTGGGCACATGGAAATCCACGGTCAGCCAATGCGTAACACGTGGGTCAAAATGCACCGAGCCAGCGACATCGGCGACGAGCGCGTGACAGTGGTCGAATCAATCGAAGACTGGAAGCCCGGCGATCATATCATTGTGACCGGCACCCAAGAACAACGCGAGCGACGCCGCGGCGGACCCAGCGGCGGTTTCATCGATACGGCTCAGACTGAAGAACGCCACATCGTGAAGGTTGGCAGCAAGGACTTCAGCGGCGGCTATACGATCACGCTCGACAAGCCGTTGACGTTCGCGCACTACGCCGACGACGAGTTCAAAGCAGAAGTCGCCAACCTCACGCGCAACGTGATTGTCGAATCGGCCAACCCCGACGGCGTGCGTGGCCACACGATGATTCACGTCGAATCGAAGGGTTCGATCAGCTACGCCGAGTTCCGCCATCTGGGCAAACGGGACCTGTTGGGCCGCTATAGCCTGCACTTTCATCTGTGCGGACAAACGATGCGCGGCAGTTCGGTGATCGGTGCTTCCATCTGGGATAGCCACAACCGCTTTCTCACGATCCACGGCACCGACTCGATCGTGGTGCGTGACTGCGTCGGCTACAAGAGCGTTGGGCACGGCTTTTTCCTGGAAGACGGCACCGAGACCAACAACATTCTCGATCACAACCTGAGCGCCGTCGTCGGGCCTGGTAAGCCGCTCCCCAAGCAAGTCGTTCCGTACGACAAGAATCGCGGGGCAGGCTTCTGGTTTGCTAACTGTCACAACGTCTTTACCCGCAACGTGGCCGCCGAGTGTGCCGAGTACGGCTATCGATTCGAGAACAAAGAAGCCGACGGCTTCAATCCGCATCTTACCATCCGCGAAGTGCATGGCTCGCTGACCAGCAAAGATACCCGCGTGATGCCGTTCATTCGCTTTCAAGACAATGAAGCCCACACGATGCGGTTCTTCTGCTTGAATCTCCGCGGCGTCAGTCGGCCTGACGGTGGCGGGCTCGACATTTACGATCAGAACCTTTCCCTCGCCCAGGAAGCCGCCGAGGCGATTCCTACGCCGGGCTATCCGTTCTGGATCCGCAACTTCAAGGGCTGGGAATCAAACTGGGGGATTCACCTGGGAACGACCGGCGTGTTTGTCGACGGCTTGAACGTCTTTCGCTCTGACGTAGCCATCTGGCGGTCGATTATGGATGGCTCTGGCTATCGCGGACTGCAAACGAAAGAGATGCGGGTCAACGACATTCACAACCCGCTGAGCATGGGAATGCCGGCGGTCAGCGAAGAGGAAGCTTCCGAGAAGCGTATCTTCCGCGGCGTTTCGAGCTTCATCGACGACCTGCCGCCACAAACGGTGATCACCAAGGCCGTCCGCCACGGTAGCCTGGTGCACATTGAAGGATCGACGTCCGATACCAGTGACGTGAAAAGCGTGACCGTAAACGGTCAACCGGCACGTTCCTGCCGCGATCACTTCGCCCAGTGGGAAATCACCCTCGAAGCCCCCGCAGGCCAGTCGCTGAACCTGACGGCCGTGGCGGAAGATGTGAACGGCCTGAAGGAAATCGCGCCCCATCAGCTGGTCGTTCAGTAG
- a CDS encoding Mur ligase family protein produces MSQTITSRVGVSLRSLLPEAKFFGGSDIFAKACCARPEHVLPGEVFIAICDDNEDGHDRVDEAIERGASAVVSEKPLPVSVPVCVVGDSREAYGQLCHALADQPTDRIKVIGVTGTNGKTTTCLLIKAILQKAGAKVGSLTSLGFDNGYDEQSWGHPTPNPAIMADMLSRMQYNGCTHAVIEASSEGLVKQHLAGVQLDVAAFTNIRQNHIELHGSARNYYRAKKKLLKYLRDTGVAIFNGDDSNCVRLLNQAEVPSLSIAMHGVGEITASVVERHKSEQTFMLTAGSQTMPVCTRMIGDHHVYNCLVAAAVCLVYGVDLKTVVRGLESVETLPGRMQRIECGQAFGVFIDQAHTHDGLAVALKTLRRVTHGRLICVLGAHESSDRVNRPLLGRVAERGSDVSLITMSGTGGTSRNEVVHDIIDGFARPAKAHVIPNRKEAIRYALSQAEIGDTVLITGQTTERLVSDRVEQSEPRDCDVTRELLYEMVQDEEATPPAEAKVIAFPR; encoded by the coding sequence ATGTCGCAGACAATCACTTCTCGCGTTGGAGTATCGCTTCGTAGTTTGCTACCAGAAGCGAAATTCTTCGGCGGAAGCGACATCTTCGCCAAGGCCTGCTGTGCCCGACCAGAACACGTCCTGCCCGGCGAGGTCTTTATCGCGATCTGCGACGATAACGAAGACGGCCACGACCGGGTCGACGAAGCCATCGAACGCGGTGCCTCTGCGGTTGTTTCCGAAAAACCACTCCCTGTTAGCGTGCCGGTGTGTGTGGTCGGAGACAGCCGCGAGGCATACGGTCAGCTTTGCCATGCGTTGGCCGACCAGCCGACCGATCGCATCAAAGTGATCGGCGTCACCGGCACCAACGGCAAAACGACCACTTGCCTGCTGATCAAGGCCATTCTGCAAAAAGCAGGTGCCAAGGTCGGCAGCTTGACCAGTCTGGGCTTCGACAACGGCTACGACGAACAATCGTGGGGCCATCCCACGCCCAACCCGGCCATCATGGCCGATATGCTTTCCCGCATGCAGTACAACGGCTGCACCCATGCGGTGATTGAAGCTTCCAGCGAAGGCCTGGTCAAGCAGCACCTGGCTGGCGTTCAGCTCGATGTCGCCGCGTTCACCAACATTCGCCAGAATCATATCGAGCTTCACGGTTCGGCCCGCAACTACTACCGCGCCAAGAAGAAGCTGCTGAAATACCTCCGCGATACAGGCGTCGCCATCTTCAACGGGGACGACTCGAACTGCGTGCGGCTGTTGAACCAGGCCGAAGTCCCTTCGCTGTCGATCGCCATGCACGGCGTCGGGGAAATCACTGCTTCGGTCGTCGAACGTCACAAAAGCGAACAAACCTTCATGCTGACTGCCGGTAGCCAAACGATGCCGGTCTGCACCCGAATGATCGGTGACCATCACGTTTACAACTGCCTGGTCGCGGCTGCGGTGTGCCTGGTTTATGGCGTCGATCTGAAGACCGTCGTTCGCGGGCTCGAGTCGGTCGAGACCTTGCCGGGCCGGATGCAGCGGATCGAATGCGGTCAGGCCTTCGGTGTCTTCATCGATCAGGCCCATACCCACGACGGGCTGGCCGTCGCACTTAAAACCCTTCGCCGCGTCACCCATGGTCGACTGATCTGTGTGTTGGGTGCTCACGAATCGAGCGATCGGGTGAATCGTCCCCTGCTGGGCCGAGTGGCCGAACGAGGTAGCGACGTCTCGCTGATCACGATGAGCGGTACCGGCGGCACCTCGCGCAATGAAGTGGTGCACGACATCATCGATGGCTTTGCCCGACCAGCCAAAGCGCATGTGATTCCGAACCGCAAGGAAGCCATCCGTTACGCACTCAGCCAAGCCGAAATCGGCGACACGGTACTGATCACCGGGCAAACCACCGAACGCCTGGTCAGCGATCGCGTCGAACAAAGCGAACCCCGCGACTGCGACGTGACTCGCGAACTTCTGTACGAAATGGTCCAAGACGAAGAAGCGACGCCACCGGCCGAAGCCAAGGTCATCGCGTTTCCTCGGTAG
- a CDS encoding PTS sugar transporter subunit IIA, translating to MPSQDFDLDALAAYLHLTPPQVEKLANRDDIPGRKVAGKWKFAKADIHHWLEHRIGVFDDSELERVEGVLDRHGKHEEPVCISDMLHESTIKIPITSRSPRKVITEICDVAMQAGYLWDEPKMIDAVLQRENMHSTALDNGVALLHPRRPLPAIISEGFLAMGRTYQGIPFGGSRGILTDVFFLIGSIDDPSHLRTLARLSRIINDSAVLEGIRAADHADEVLELIREREDAI from the coding sequence ATGCCTTCGCAAGATTTTGATTTGGATGCACTGGCCGCTTATCTTCACCTGACACCGCCTCAGGTGGAAAAGCTCGCCAACCGCGACGATATTCCCGGCCGCAAGGTCGCTGGAAAGTGGAAGTTCGCCAAAGCGGACATCCATCACTGGCTCGAGCACCGGATCGGCGTGTTCGACGATAGCGAACTGGAACGCGTCGAAGGCGTGCTCGATCGGCACGGCAAGCACGAAGAGCCCGTCTGTATTTCGGACATGCTGCACGAAAGCACCATCAAGATTCCGATCACCAGCCGCTCGCCGCGCAAAGTGATTACTGAAATCTGCGATGTGGCGATGCAGGCCGGGTACCTGTGGGACGAGCCAAAGATGATCGACGCCGTGCTGCAGCGTGAAAACATGCACTCGACGGCGCTCGACAACGGCGTGGCGCTGCTTCACCCTCGGCGTCCGCTGCCGGCGATCATTTCCGAAGGCTTCCTGGCGATGGGTCGCACCTACCAGGGGATTCCCTTCGGTGGCAGCCGCGGGATTTTGACCGACGTCTTCTTTCTGATCGGCTCGATCGACGATCCCTCGCACCTGCGAACACTGGCCCGGCTCAGTCGCATTATCAACGACAGCGCAGTCCTGGAAGGGATCCGGGCGGCCGACCATGCCGACGAGGTCCTCGAATTGATCCGCGAGCGCGAGGACGCCATCTAA
- the rimO gene encoding 30S ribosomal protein S12 methylthiotransferase RimO — translation MTSLPIIDPNAPSPSQAADSCGSDGAKGKYSFISLGCPKNLVDSERMLGLLDQDGYQLTQDTEGSDFVVINTCGFIERARDESFAAIEEMLELKRQGKIKGVIVSGCLAERQKDTLLETCPEIDQIVGVFGREEITRVADRLVGKLEEQRTVFKPAPVRALNDRNRLRITPRHFSYLKISEGCDRLCTFCAIPKMRGKHATKPMEEVIAEAEELAADGVRELIVVAQDTTYYGMDLYGESRLAELLSKLNEVRGIDWIRLMYFYPMYVTRPLLETIAACDKIVPYVDIPLQHINDTMLRRMARRVTRSQTEELVGQMREIIPNLNIRTTFITGFPGETDEQFLELADFIEAQRFERVGVFTYSKEEGTPAVRLDDHLPDELMEQRREHLMAIQQEVVFDHNEAKVGTTMDVLIDQPVPGEKTAFIGRTVADAPDVDCVTYVTGKGLKPGDIVPTEIVMYKDYDLVGVASGPAR, via the coding sequence ATGACCAGTTTGCCCATTATCGATCCGAATGCTCCCAGCCCCTCCCAAGCCGCCGACTCGTGTGGTTCTGATGGTGCCAAGGGAAAGTATTCCTTTATCAGTCTGGGTTGCCCCAAGAACCTGGTCGATAGCGAACGCATGTTGGGCCTCTTGGATCAAGATGGCTACCAGCTGACGCAGGACACCGAAGGCTCCGACTTCGTCGTGATCAATACCTGCGGCTTCATCGAACGGGCTCGCGACGAATCGTTCGCCGCCATCGAAGAGATGCTCGAACTAAAGCGTCAAGGCAAGATCAAAGGGGTGATCGTCTCCGGCTGCCTGGCCGAGCGACAGAAAGACACGCTGCTGGAAACCTGCCCCGAGATCGACCAGATCGTGGGCGTCTTCGGCCGGGAAGAAATTACCCGCGTGGCCGATCGCCTGGTAGGCAAGCTGGAAGAACAACGCACGGTCTTCAAGCCGGCCCCGGTGCGTGCCCTGAACGATCGCAACCGGCTGCGAATCACGCCGCGGCACTTTTCGTACCTGAAGATTTCCGAAGGGTGCGACCGTCTGTGTACGTTCTGCGCGATCCCCAAGATGCGCGGCAAGCACGCCACCAAGCCAATGGAAGAAGTGATCGCCGAAGCGGAAGAATTGGCCGCCGATGGCGTGCGTGAGCTGATCGTCGTCGCGCAGGACACGACCTACTACGGCATGGACCTGTACGGCGAATCGCGCCTGGCCGAGTTGCTTTCCAAGCTAAATGAAGTCCGGGGGATTGATTGGATTCGCCTGATGTACTTCTACCCGATGTACGTCACGCGTCCACTGTTGGAAACGATTGCCGCGTGCGACAAGATCGTCCCGTACGTCGACATCCCGCTGCAGCACATCAACGACACAATGCTCCGCCGCATGGCTCGCCGCGTGACCCGTAGCCAGACCGAAGAACTGGTCGGGCAGATGCGTGAGATCATCCCGAACTTGAACATCCGCACGACGTTCATCACCGGCTTCCCTGGCGAGACGGATGAGCAGTTCCTGGAACTGGCCGACTTCATCGAGGCCCAGCGGTTTGAACGCGTCGGCGTGTTCACCTATTCCAAGGAAGAAGGCACACCGGCCGTTCGCCTGGACGATCACCTGCCCGACGAACTAATGGAACAGCGCCGCGAGCACTTGATGGCGATCCAGCAGGAAGTGGTCTTCGATCACAACGAAGCCAAGGTCGGCACAACGATGGACGTCCTGATCGATCAACCGGTCCCCGGCGAGAAGACCGCGTTCATTGGCCGCACCGTCGCCGACGCCCCGGATGTCGACTGCGTGACCTACGTCACCGGCAAGGGACTGAAGCCAGGGGATATCGTACCGACCGAGATTGTGATGTACAAAGACTATGATCTGGTCGGCGTGGCAAGTGGCCCTGCCCGATAG
- the pgsA gene encoding CDP-diacylglycerol--glycerol-3-phosphate 3-phosphatidyltransferase: MSEKPIPSDVIVNVPNILTGIRFVLSIKVFVLLPLGYIWPALAIFIVAVATDWVDGYWARKYNQITKFGRIFDPFVDKIIICGTFVYLVAIPGSGVAAWVAVVVMGREMLVTVIRSFVEQHGGDFSANWPGKWKMVFQCALAILSMIVLATDEGTAQTTWYGISGLSTWLVYVFNLIVWGTVGLTLASGWIYIMDAVKMIRSGTLSTD, encoded by the coding sequence ATGTCAGAAAAGCCCATCCCTTCCGACGTCATCGTCAATGTCCCCAACATCCTGACAGGCATCCGCTTTGTCCTTTCGATCAAGGTGTTTGTTCTGTTGCCGCTGGGTTACATCTGGCCGGCACTGGCGATCTTCATCGTGGCGGTCGCAACCGACTGGGTCGACGGCTACTGGGCTCGAAAATACAACCAAATCACCAAGTTCGGCCGGATCTTCGATCCCTTCGTCGACAAGATCATCATCTGCGGAACGTTTGTCTACCTGGTCGCCATCCCCGGCTCAGGCGTTGCTGCCTGGGTTGCCGTCGTGGTGATGGGGCGCGAGATGCTGGTGACCGTCATCCGCAGTTTCGTCGAACAGCACGGCGGAGACTTTTCCGCCAACTGGCCCGGTAAATGGAAGATGGTCTTTCAGTGTGCTTTGGCCATCCTATCGATGATTGTATTAGCCACCGATGAAGGAACCGCTCAAACGACGTGGTATGGAATCAGCGGCTTGTCGACGTGGTTGGTCTACGTGTTCAATTTGATCGTCTGGGGCACGGTGGGTCTGACATTGGCATCGGGTTGGATCTATATTATGGATGCCGTGAAGATGATCCGATCCGGAACCCTCTCTACAGACTAA
- a CDS encoding CPBP family intramembrane glutamic endopeptidase: MIELILGFGLIGYAALVLTISVSVWVGVARCLAANQPILETQPAPVARWGLLDIFGGTLGFIILANLFVSPHLSGETSMADLTAAQRIGAMWGQIWAQSLVCLVIFILIIARGGLTLVIGESFAGFRKDVLIGIATFCALCVPVIIIQVGIAQFVEYKHELITMITESPTPGIIIPVLVSAVLVAPLTEEFAFRLLLQGWLEEVMAGRYFSAGQILMGRVGFPRKDDGDTLKEETFAVLAEPLPHTEGSAVEPKYPFRPAFMLAPIFISSAIFALLHFDQGGAPIPLFFLALGLGYVYQKRRTIVPSLVVHMMLNGQSMLLLLLQIFFGEELETPPV, translated from the coding sequence GTGATTGAATTGATCCTCGGTTTCGGTCTGATCGGATATGCGGCGCTGGTTCTCACGATCAGCGTCAGCGTTTGGGTCGGTGTGGCTCGCTGCCTGGCGGCAAATCAGCCGATCCTCGAAACCCAACCCGCCCCGGTCGCTCGCTGGGGACTGCTCGATATTTTCGGCGGCACGCTCGGCTTCATCATCTTGGCGAACCTATTTGTCTCGCCACACCTTTCCGGCGAGACAAGCATGGCCGATCTGACGGCGGCCCAGCGCATCGGAGCAATGTGGGGACAGATCTGGGCCCAGTCATTGGTGTGCCTGGTGATCTTTATTCTGATCATCGCTCGCGGTGGCCTGACGCTGGTCATCGGCGAAAGCTTCGCTGGGTTCCGTAAAGACGTGTTGATCGGCATCGCTACCTTCTGTGCGTTGTGTGTGCCGGTAATCATCATTCAGGTCGGCATCGCGCAGTTCGTGGAATACAAACACGAACTGATCACGATGATCACCGAGTCCCCCACGCCAGGCATCATCATCCCGGTCCTCGTATCGGCCGTGCTGGTTGCGCCACTGACCGAAGAGTTCGCGTTTCGTCTGTTACTGCAAGGGTGGCTGGAAGAAGTCATGGCCGGCCGCTACTTCTCCGCCGGACAAATCCTGATGGGCCGCGTGGGCTTCCCACGCAAAGACGACGGCGACACCTTAAAGGAGGAAACGTTCGCCGTGTTGGCCGAACCTCTGCCGCACACTGAGGGAAGCGCAGTGGAGCCGAAGTATCCCTTTCGTCCTGCGTTCATGCTGGCCCCGATCTTCATCAGCTCCGCCATTTTCGCCCTCCTGCATTTCGACCAAGGCGGGGCTCCGATTCCACTCTTTTTCCTGGCCTTGGGCCTGGGATATGTCTACCAGAAGAGGCGCACTATCGTCCCGAGCCTGGTTGTGCATATGATGCTCAATGGGCAATCGATGCTGCTTTTGCTCCTGCAGATCTTCTTTGGCGAAGAGCTCGAGACACCGCCGGTTTAA